Genomic segment of Streptomyces sp. NBC_01210:
GTGTCGCTCGGCGTCTCACTCGGAGTCTCACTCGGCGAGGGAGTGGAACTCGGGGTCTCCGACGGGGTCGGACTGGGGGTGTTGTTCTCGCACACCGGCGCCGTCTCGGTCAGGTCGCGCGAGAACTTGTCGTTGTCGCCCGCCTTCACCACGAGGCGAACGGAGAGCTCCTTGTCATGCTTGGGGAGCTCGAGCTTCTTGTCGAAGCTCCCCCTGAACGTCTCGGTGGGCAGCAGGTCCTTGCCGTCCACCGTGACGGTCACGGTGTTGTCGTCCTTGGAGCTGTAGGCGGTGAGGTGGACGCTGACGTCGGTGCAGGTCACCTTCCACTCCGGGGTGTGCGCCTGAGCGGTTCCGGCCGCCAGGCCGACGCCGAACACACCGGCCGTCGCGACCGCTGCGAAGGCGCCTGCGCGCCGCCACGATCTGTTTATTGTTGTCACAAATTCCTCCACGGTTGCCACGCCACCCATCTGGCGGTGGGCGCAGAGTACCGCCACGCTCACAGAGGTCGGCACCCACCCCACCTCCCCCACGACTGACTCGCGTCACTCCTAGGGGCGTTCAGGACCACAGGCACACGGTGACCGAAATGAACAGCAACAATTCCGACGTAA
This window contains:
- a CDS encoding LAETG motif-containing sortase-dependent surface protein — protein: MTTINRSWRRAGAFAAVATAGVFGVGLAAGTAQAHTPEWKVTCTDVSVHLTAYSSKDDNTVTVTVDGKDLLPTETFRGSFDKKLELPKHDKELSVRLVVKAGDNDKFSRDLTETAPVCENNTPSPTPSETPSSTPSPSETPSETPSDTPSTATSSAEVPPASTKPSSPSGDLAETGSSSSTPLIGGAAALVIVAGGGIMWAARKRRSAQH